In Candidatus Binataceae bacterium, one genomic interval encodes:
- a CDS encoding thiamine pyrophosphate-requiring protein → MSTRKTVAVENTAQAFLEMLDALGVRYLIGNAGTDFASIIDAFSKRTVDGKSGPRAMMVAHECCVVSMAHGYYLATGEPAVAMVHTTPGTANALGALMNAYRSNVPLVLCAGRTPLTEAGMPGSRDTLIHWGQESFDQGSIVREFVKWDYELRNFDQLEAVMRRAFAVAMAEPRGPVYLSLPREVLAAAQREFSYSPKGLAAPVMPPAPSPVALAAMARMIAEAKHPLVVTRMLGRNPAAVASLVALAESFALPVVEHPNPAYVNFPNNHPLHLGYDPAPYLDDTDLIVVIDTDVPWIPHLRAPGVETKIIHLGVNPIYDRYPIWSFPSDLAVQADSAVAIPMLTEAMAPMRAAHKGAIERRAATIARRHRDLAAAAQAEIEAAGKHSHVTMEWLAHCLDRACDEQTVFVNEYNLSLRHITLDRPGMQFGHSTAGHLGWGVGAALGIKLGAPEKTVIAVVGDGSYIFSVPSACHLASATLGLPTLTIIANNGGWGAVHRSVEGVHPEGWSMRTGEMPFVRFGMQPAYEKFTEAYGGYGEAVSDPVELPVALKRALRAVREEHRQAVLNIICRPL, encoded by the coding sequence ATGAGCACACGCAAGACGGTTGCGGTCGAGAACACCGCGCAGGCCTTTCTCGAAATGCTCGACGCGCTCGGCGTGCGCTATCTAATCGGCAACGCCGGCACTGATTTCGCCTCGATCATCGACGCCTTCTCCAAGCGCACCGTCGACGGCAAATCCGGGCCGCGCGCGATGATGGTCGCGCACGAATGCTGCGTCGTCAGCATGGCGCACGGCTACTACCTGGCGACCGGCGAACCTGCGGTCGCGATGGTCCATACCACGCCGGGCACCGCCAACGCGCTTGGCGCCCTGATGAACGCGTATCGCTCCAACGTGCCGCTCGTGCTGTGCGCCGGGCGCACGCCGCTGACCGAGGCCGGGATGCCCGGGAGCCGCGACACGCTGATCCACTGGGGGCAGGAATCCTTCGACCAGGGCTCGATCGTGCGCGAGTTCGTCAAGTGGGACTACGAGCTGCGCAATTTCGATCAGCTCGAGGCCGTGATGCGGCGCGCGTTCGCGGTCGCGATGGCGGAGCCGCGCGGACCGGTCTATCTGAGCCTGCCGCGCGAGGTGCTGGCCGCGGCGCAGCGCGAATTCAGCTACTCGCCCAAGGGTCTCGCGGCGCCCGTAATGCCGCCGGCGCCGTCGCCAGTTGCGCTCGCCGCGATGGCGCGGATGATCGCGGAGGCGAAGCATCCGCTTGTTGTGACGCGAATGCTCGGGCGCAATCCGGCGGCGGTTGCGAGCCTGGTCGCGCTGGCCGAGTCGTTCGCGCTGCCGGTAGTTGAGCATCCGAACCCCGCTTACGTAAACTTTCCCAACAACCATCCGCTGCATCTCGGCTACGATCCCGCGCCCTACCTGGACGACACCGATCTCATAGTGGTGATCGATACCGACGTCCCGTGGATTCCGCATCTGCGCGCTCCCGGCGTCGAGACCAAAATCATCCACCTGGGCGTCAACCCGATTTACGATCGCTACCCGATATGGAGCTTCCCTTCCGATCTGGCGGTGCAGGCCGATTCGGCCGTAGCGATTCCGATGCTGACGGAGGCGATGGCGCCGATGCGCGCCGCCCACAAAGGCGCGATCGAACGGCGCGCGGCCACAATCGCGCGACGGCATCGCGACCTCGCCGCTGCGGCGCAGGCGGAAATAGAAGCGGCGGGCAAGCATAGTCACGTCACGATGGAGTGGCTCGCGCACTGCCTCGATCGCGCCTGCGACGAGCAAACGGTGTTCGTCAACGAATACAATCTGAGCCTGCGCCATATCACGCTCGACCGTCCCGGCATGCAGTTTGGCCATTCCACCGCCGGACACCTCGGATGGGGCGTGGGCGCGGCGCTAGGCATCAAGCTGGGCGCGCCTGAGAAGACGGTGATCGCGGTGGTCGGCGACGGCAGTTACATCTTCAGCGTGCCGAGCGCATGCCACCTGGCCTCGGCCACGCTCGGATTGCCGACCCTGACGATCATCGCGAACAACGGCGGATGGGGCGCGGTGCATCGTTCGGTTGAGGGCGTGCATCCGGAAGGATGGTCGATGCGCACCGGGGAGATGCCGTTCGTGCGTTTCGGGATGCAACCGGCGTACGAAAAATTCACCGAGGCGTACGGCGGTTACGGCGAGGCAGTGAGCGACCCCGTGGAATTGCCGGTGGCGCTCAAGCGGGCGCTCCGCGCGGTGCGCGAAGAGCACCGCCAGGCCGTCCTCAACATCATCTGCCGCCCGCTGTGA
- a CDS encoding LLM class flavin-dependent oxidoreductase, with translation MAVGKKVEEPRGPLSLGLFMPNCSNAYSISTYKPEPDDWTYEANARIAHAAEAAGFDFLFPVAKWKGYGGKTDYLGTSLETMTWAGALLAITERIQVFSTVHVPIFHPLVAAKMGATLDHIGKGRWGLNVVSGWSEREFSMMGIEVLPHGERYARTAAYLEIVKGLWTCEPGTFEHESKWYRIHGGWVMPQPTRKPHPPIANAGVSEDARELVARLCDWAFISPPSVEACAGLTADIRSRAARYGRSVKCCCYPFVLWRETEREANDERRRIVEQMDREAAENWAHGLLPQSGSFDNFTLEMFAVGGGALPLIGTREQVAETLDRLYRSGMDGLLMVFLAYYEDTLRFEREIMPLLRQLGTIR, from the coding sequence ATGGCGGTTGGAAAAAAGGTGGAAGAACCTCGCGGGCCGCTCAGCCTTGGGCTCTTCATGCCCAACTGCAGCAACGCGTACTCGATCAGCACCTACAAGCCGGAGCCTGACGACTGGACGTACGAAGCGAACGCCCGGATCGCTCACGCGGCCGAGGCTGCCGGCTTCGATTTTCTTTTTCCGGTAGCCAAGTGGAAGGGTTACGGCGGCAAGACCGATTACCTCGGCACCTCGCTCGAAACGATGACCTGGGCGGGTGCGCTGCTCGCGATCACCGAGCGCATCCAGGTCTTTTCCACCGTCCACGTGCCGATCTTCCATCCGCTGGTCGCGGCCAAGATGGGGGCGACGCTCGATCATATCGGGAAGGGGCGATGGGGCCTCAACGTGGTCAGCGGATGGAGCGAGCGCGAGTTCTCGATGATGGGAATCGAGGTGCTGCCGCATGGCGAACGCTACGCGCGCACCGCGGCCTACCTCGAAATCGTCAAGGGGTTATGGACCTGCGAGCCGGGCACGTTCGAGCACGAATCGAAATGGTATCGGATTCACGGCGGATGGGTGATGCCGCAGCCGACCCGCAAACCGCATCCGCCAATCGCCAACGCCGGCGTCTCGGAGGACGCCCGCGAACTGGTCGCACGCCTGTGCGATTGGGCCTTTATCTCCCCGCCTTCGGTCGAAGCCTGCGCCGGGTTGACCGCCGACATTCGATCGCGCGCAGCGCGCTATGGGCGCTCCGTCAAATGCTGCTGCTATCCATTCGTGCTCTGGCGCGAAACCGAGCGCGAAGCCAATGACGAGCGCCGCCGTATCGTTGAGCAGATGGATCGCGAAGCGGCCGAGAATTGGGCGCATGGTCTGCTGCCGCAAAGCGGGTCCTTCGACAACTTCACGCTCGAGATGTTCGCGGTCGGCGGCGGCGCGCTGCCGCTCATCGGCACGCGCGAGCAGGTTGCCGAGACTCTCGATCGCCTCTATCGCTCGGGGATGGACGGGCTGCTGATGGTTTTTCTCGCGTACTACGAGGATACGCTGCGCTTCGAGCGCGAGATCATGCCGCTGTTGCGCCAGCTCGGAACGATCCGCTGA